The Leptolyngbyaceae cyanobacterium genomic sequence TTGATTGCAAACAAAATGCGCCATTTTCATATGCCCAATCGCTATATAAATCATAGCCAATCATAGCAGGGCAAATTGTTTTGAGGGCGGTGGGTTTGCTAATGGCGGCATAAAGTTGTGTCATGCCTTGATAAGAAAAGCCATACATTCCCACTTTGCCGTTGCTACCGGGTAAATTAGCTGCCCAATTAACTGTATCGAAACCGTCTTCTATTTCATTAGCAAATAGTTGAAATTCTCCTTCTGATGTACCGCGTCCTCGCACGTCTTGAATGACTACAATGTAACCGTGGGATGCGTACCAGGTGGGGTGGGCGTATACTACTGTAGATGCGATCGATCTTCCGTAAGGTTGCCGCATCAGCAATACCGGATACGTACCCTCACCATCCGGACGGTAAACATCCGCGTCTAAACGCACCCCATCGCGGGTAAACATAGAAACGGTTTCTTTGGTCATTGGTTATTGGTCATTTGTCATTTATCATTTGTCATTGTTTAGTATAAGCGGTAAGTAGTCAGAATTTTGTCTATTAAAGTTTTTTAGTTGAATGTAGTGGATAAGAGAAACCCGGTTTCTTCAAGAAACCGGGTTTCTGTAATAACTCACTTTATTAACAAGGAACTAACGCATCTGTACGACGGAGAACTCTTAAATCTTCTTCATCTAATTCTACAGGTGTACCGCTGCGAATTAATTCGACAAAATCTTCATTAGGAACCATAAAACAAAGGGCATACAATCTTTCCGAACCAGTATTTTCTATGACGTGAGTTCCCGTTGGCGGTACTAGTACGCTGTCACCGGGGCGAAGAGGAACGGTTTTGCCATCACAAGTTGCCTTTCCTTCTCCTTTGATCACAAAAAACATTTCAACTGCCATATTATGACGATTGGGTGGTGTTTTTCCCCCCACATCAAAAATTTCTACGCATAAAGTTAAGGAAATATTAGCAGTGGCAGGATCGAAAACTATTGCTAACCGATTTGTATCTTGGGGACTGATGCGAAATGCTTGATAGTCTCTGGGAGATTTCACCACCGGAATCATACAATGGTTTGTCATAGGATGGTTTGTTTTGGTAATTTGTTATTTGTCATTTGTCATTTGTCATTAGTCATTGGTCATTGGTAATTTGCCTATTATCCACTAATGACTAATGACCAATGACTATTTACTAATTGCCTTTAATATAGCTTGAGAATCACAAACGAACCCGAAACATTGATTAACGTTATAAATGGTGGCTTGCCAACAATATTCTGGGGAAGTAGTAGCGGTACAATCTTGCACTAAAATACAATCATAGCCAAGGAAATTGGCATCTTGCAGAGTCGCCATTACGCATTGATCTGCGTTTACGCCGGCAAAAAAGAGAGTAGTTTTTCCTAAATTACGCAGAATACTATCTAAAGGAGTATCCCAAAAACCGCTCATTCTGTATTTATCAACGTGGATATCTTCTGGTTTTCGATCTAATTCATCAACTACTGCTGCCGCCCAACTACCTGCCATGAGAACTTTTTCGCCGTTTTTGGGTAAGGGATCGCCTAAACCAACGCCTTCACCTGTGGGGTTGTAAACGTGACGCGATCCTGCACTAATATTTAGTAAATCGGGGCGATTTCCCCAATTAATCCAAATGACGGGAATGTTAACTTTTCGTAATTCTGGTAATAAATTATTTAGGGGATCGATCGGACTTCTGGCAGGGGTAACATCTACACCGATGTGGGATAACCAGCCGTCGGGATGGCAGAAATCATTCTGCATATCAATCACTAAAATGGCTGATTTTGCTAAATCTAGGTGTAGCTTTTTAGTTGCTGTCGGTAGGATAATCGGATGGGGTTTGATGGGAGGGCGGGTGATGTCGGCAATTTCCGCATCCACTGCCCAAGCATTGGGGGCTACGCCCAAAGTACGCAAGGGTCGATTCATGAGTGAGATCTTAAATCAGTTAAATTCGACTGTTGTGTTGCATACTACTATTTACTGCCAATCCGCAAAAATTTTTGTAATTCTTAACTAAAAGGTTAGATTTGTGAGTTTTACTCTTCAACAAGCTTTAATTGGGATCGATCGCGGTTATGCTACCGTGGACGTGCAGATTGAGGGCGATCGCATTTCTGCCATTTCCCCCCATTTAGAAGTCCGAGGAACCGCCGTCAATTGCCAAAATAAACTGCTGCTTCCCGGCTTTTTTAACGCCCACACTCACTCATCAGAAATGTGGCAAAGGGGTGCAATACCCCCGTTTCCTTTAGAATTGTGGTTGGCAGAATTATACGATTTTATTCCACTGGAACTAGAGCAAATTTATTGGACGGCTTTAGGTACGGCAGTAGAAACTTTACTGTCGGGAGGTACTAGCGTTGTCGATCATTTAGTTTTAATTCCCGGTAAAGAAATAGAAACGATCGCATCTGCCGTTCGCGCATATAAAGAAGTAGGGATTCGCGCTTTTGTTGCCCCGTTAATTCAAGATGAATCTCTCACGGCTGGGGTTCCTAATGGCGGTACTGAAAAAGAACACGCCCCTTATATTCGTTCTACTCAAGCAACTTTAGAATTAATTGAAGAAGCAGTCAAACAATTTCATAACCCAGCAGAAGGAATTTATATTGCAGTAGCGCCAACGGGCATTCAATTATGTTCGGATGCGTTGTTTACCGGGTGTGCTGAATTAAGCGATCGCTATAATTTATGTCGTCATTCCCATTTATTAGAAACGAAAGCCCAACAACTATTAGCCCAAGAAAAATACGGTTGTAGCGCCGTCGAACATTTAAAGGAAATCGGCTATCTCAGTCCCCTCACTTCTTTAGCCCACTGCGTACATTTAACCGATCGCGATATTGAAATTCTGGCAGAAACTCGATCTACCGTCGTTCACAATCCCCTTAGTAACTTGCGTCTGGGTAGCGGAATCGCACCGATTTTGAAATATCGAGAAGCCGGAGTCAATGTTTCTTTTGGTTGCGATGGTGCGTCTAGTAACGATTCCCAAGATTTACTGGAAGCAATCAAAATGGGTTCGATTCTACACAATGTCACCGATTTAGATTATCGCCACTGGATTACACCCCGCCAAGCAGTAGAAATGGCTTCATTGGGAGGTGCTAAAGGATTAAATTTAGCCGATGAACTCGGTTCTTTAACGGTTGGAAAAAAAGCCGATTTGGTACTTTACGATCTTACTAATTTATCATTACTGCCTCGTACAGACCCGATCGGTTTACTAATCTTAGGTCGTCCTACTCAAGTAGTTGATAGCATTTGGATAAACGGGCAAAGAATTGTTAGTAATGGGGAAGTAAAAACAATTAATATTGATAATTTAAAACAGGAATTATTTGCCCGCAGTCAGTGGGTGAATAATCGCCAATCTCAAACTGTTAGTGAAATTGAAGCTCATTATCGTAACGTGATGGGATTAGCGGAGATGTCTAATTTATATAGCGATCCTAAATGAATTGCGAACAACTAAACCCCACCCTAGCCCTCCCCTTACCAAGGGGAGGGCTAGGGTGGGGTTGATTATTTAAATAGGATCGCTATAGTTGCTCAATTGTTGGTAAATCATATCGTGTCAGGTTGCATTGGCAGTGTAAGAGTGATGCGACGGGATAAAAACCCAGTTTCTTCAAGAAACCGGGTTTGGAGTGTACCGCATTCACCTGGAAAACGCTGTATCAGTGGGAATTTGCACTCTTTTGCTAAAACTACCCCTACCTATTTGTATCAATTCTTGGCGTAAACAAGCAAAATAGACATTATTTGGAGATTAATCAACCGCCATGACATTGAAAAGACGAAAAGTATTATGGGGCTTATTAGCTAGTGTTACTGGTGCTAGTATCATCACTCGTGTTTCTTCTGCGTCTTCATCTGCATCACCTATCATTGAAGTAAGTACTCCTGAAGATTTCTTTCGTGCCATTGGTTCAAATCGCACTATCAGATTAACTGCACCTCAATACAACTTATCCAGCCTCAATCCCCAACTAGAATGGACTCATGCAGCGATGAGTCAAGTGTTTGATGGCTACGAATTAATCGTTAAAAATGTTGAGAACCTTACCATTACCAGCGCTACCAACCAACGTTCTCTCGTCTCCAGTGAATTTCGCTATGCCGCAGTACTCAAGTTTGATAACTGCCGCAACATTACTATTAATAATGTGGAATCGGGTCATTGGCCAAAGAAAGGGTATTGTCGCGGTAGCGTGATTTATACTAGTAATTGCCAAAATGTGCAAATCGATAAATCGGTTTTATTTGGTTCTGGTACTTATGGTATCGAAGCATATAACAGCGATCGCATTGTCATTAACGATTCCGTGATTAAAGAATGCACCTATGGCATCGTCAGTTTAAATGGCATGAAAAACTTCACCGCCAATCGCTGTCAGTTCCACAGCAACGTGGATGTATTTACTTTAACTTATATCCAAGGCTCTCCTGGCCCGATCGCATTCAAAGATTGCGTTTTCGATCGCAACATTTGCAAAGGATACGAACCTAGTTTATTCGAGGTGGAAAACAGCCAACCCATCGTGTTAGAAAATTGTTTACTTAGAAATAACGTGGCTGATAAGTTTTCTAAGTTTGCCGATACCGTGCAGTTGGTAAATACGAAAATGGAAAACAATCAATTGAAAGAGTGAGAAGTTAGAGAAAAAGGGGAAAGAGAGGAAAGGAAAAAGGGAAATTTGTGAATTCAAAATTCTGACTCCTGAATTCTGAATTCTGAATTCTGAATTCATCCTTTATCCTTCATCCTTTTACTTTTAGGAGGTGTTCGATGTGCGCCAAAGTATTTTTCGCTGCGGTAGCGCAACCATACCCGTAACTGTTGGGGAATCTGGTCTTTTTGTTCTTTGGTGAGGGTGTTGTAAAGAGCTAATGCTTTTTCTCGTTCTCCGCGACAGGCAGCATTATTATGTGCGTCCCAGTAGCTACGAGCAACCCGAATCCGCCGACAGACTTCTTTAATTAGTGCTTCTCCCGCGAGGGGTTTTTCCTGTTTTGCCATAGTTCGATCGCAACTCCTTATCCTCCTCAATCCTAACTTGCGATAGAAAGCCATTTGCCCTTTCTGAAGTCTAGAGTGTGAATATAACGATCGCGCAAATCGGAGCAGCTATGTTGTATCGCACCATCGATGAAAATCGGATTTGTATTACTCAGCCTAACCATGCTTGGGTTTCTGGGCAAATGGCGCAGGTTTGGGGTAATCAGATGTTTGGCGAAGTTGCTCCTTATGAAGCGGTTTGTTTGGGTGCCGAACAGCATGACATCGGTTGGTTACCTTGGGAATCTGCTCCAACACTTAATCCCGATACGGGATATCCTCACAGTTTTTCAGAAGTTGCACCGGAAGTCCATACAAAACTATGGGCTGGGGCAAAACAACTGGCAATGCCGATGGGACGATATGCAGCATTGTTGGTTTCGCTACATGGAACGGGATTGTACGAACGCTTCACCCACTGGAAAAAGTCGCCGGAATCGAAGCGAATCGTGGAAGCATTTTTGCAACAAGAAAAGCAATTTCAACAGGATCTGATCGGTAGATTAAAGCAAGATCCGACTTATCAACCGTATGTTACCCCGGAAGTAATTGTTCGCAATCAAAAACTAGTTGCGACTTGGGATGCGTTGTCTCTGCTCATTTGTATGGGCGTAACCGCACAAAAGCAGGTTGAAAAAGTGCCATCAGCAACGGGGGAAACGACTTTAACACTGATGCCAGTTGATAATAACCCAACTCAGTTATCGGTAGAGCCTTGGTGTTTCCAATCGGATGAAGTGACGGTGGTATTTGAGGGACGGATTATTAAAGAAAAAGTAAATGATGAGGAGATGATGCGAGATAGACTTGCAAACGCTCCTTGGGTGACATTTGCAGTAAACCTTCGCCCAAGATAAAGAATATGCGATCGCTAACCGATCTTGTAGGTCACGATCGATTGAATTTCACTCATTAGTGTATACCCACTTCCACAATTTGCTCATCCCCCTCATAAATCACATCTGTTCGCATCGCGTATTTTATCCCCTGGCGCACAACACATCCTTCATGACGAATCTTGTGCTGGAAAATCGCAGCCATCCCACTCTTAGGTCTGATTGTCTGCTCTATTTGCTCGCAGAATCGTGTCTCTCCTCCGTCAAAGTTATGATTGAAGTAAACCAGAACAGTATGCAAAGAAATTCTATTCTCGCTTGGACGATACCAGTGATCCATATGTGGCTCGAATCGCTGGCCTTCGCGGTAGCGATACATTCTGAGACGATCGTTGAGGCCAACTAATCTAAGTTGGTTAATTTGCGCTGGTAGATGAGGACGCAGACGGCGAAACAATTCCTCCGCAATTTTTGGATCGTCTCTAATTACCCGGTCTTGATCTCGATAAAGAGGGTTATTGGTAGCCAGAGTTGGAGATGATTCCTCAATCAGTTCAATGAAGTTGCGGCATTCAGCCTCTGTGTAAATATTCTCTACAGCCCAAAGTAGAGGTTCGCTCTCAAAGCGGAAGGGAATTTTGATTGGCATATTAGGCTTTTAGTTGTTCGGTTATGACAAATTTCGCTCAACTAAATATCTTTTAAACTTTACTCCCTGACGATCGACAATTTCCGTATCGTAGAGGTGAAAGCCAAATTTCTTAAACAAGCCTAAGCTAAATTCACTGGCTTCTGCATATAAACGCTGAATATTGTGGTTTTTGGCATAATCTAAAACGTGCTGCATCAGAGTAGAACCGATTCCTTGATGAATGCGATCGCATCTTACATAAGCCGAATTCACGTGACCATCTTCGGCAATCGCTGCAAAACCTACAATTCCCGTTTCATCAGTGGCGACAAATGTAGTTGGATTCAAGATAAACTCGTGAAAACTCGCATTCGATGCAAACGATGCCCACATTTCGGTTTGAGCTTGAGAGTAGCGTTGAGGTGCGATCGCTAATACGGTTTTTTCATAAAGTGCTGCCAGTTCTGGAATATCAGATTCTTCCGCGATCCGAATGTTCATGTTGCCCTTTCCTTTGTATTTGTATTTGATTTTTTAGCCCTCTACAAGATTTTTATTTTAATAGCTGCTGATTGGTTGTGGGAGCGCCAGAAACCCGGTTTTTCTAAAAAACCGGGTTTCTTTAACCCCTCAAAACTACTTTGGCGGACTACTAGAATAGAAAGGTTGATATTATTTCAGCTAATTTGTATATAATAAAAATTCTGCTGGCAAAACATGATACAGCGAACTTTTCCAAAAATTAAAGGTTTGTGACCTAAAACGGTTGGATAGAAGTGGCATACAATGTCTTTATTGGCTAGGCATCCAAGTTGATTATGACCCTTTGATGAGATTTCCCTATACTTGGTAATTTTCTCATTTCCAGGTTAATCTGGAATTGCCGAAGCTTAGGAGTGTTTTAAAATTGCCTGTAAAATGAGAAATCGGGTTTCTGACATGGCAAAATTAGGCTTTTCATTTAGCCATCTCAAGCAACCCAGGTTTTGAATAATTCATCAACACGTTTTTCAACTATGATTTTAGAGAGATTTGGCTCTAGTTTGAAATAAAATATTCCAATAAATTTACCAAGTTAAGTAGGTAGGTGTGAAAAAACGGAGGTAGATTTGTAGGGGCGGGTTTAGTTATAGTGCTTGATATACAAAGGTTTTACTCGCTTATCTTACCCGTCCTGCCCATCTGCGTTTATTTCTGCCATCCTACTTAAATGGTAAAAACATCAAAACATTAAATTCCCATAACTTTTGAGATACTATCAGGGGTGAACACATGAATAAAAAACAAAAAAGAAAAGCAGGTAAAAGCCCAGAGAAAAGTTTTTCTAACCCTTTTTTAACAACCCATAATTTACCGCCGAATGCTTTATCTTATGCGCTTTCTCTGCATCGGGGAGGGCAGTTAGCGCAGGCAGAATTGATGTACGAACAAATTTTGCAGGTAGAATCTAAAAATCCAAAAGCTTTAAATGGTTTGGGTTTACTAAAATCACAAAAAGGTGACTACAAAGGGGCAATTGCGTTACTTTCAGCAGCAGCAAAGGCGGAACCAAATAATGTTGGTTATCTGAATAATTTGGGAAATACATATCGTTCTATTAATCAGTTTGATGAAGCAATTAAATGTTATCAAAATGCTTTGAAAGTAGATGATAAATATGCAGATACTTATTTTAATTTGGGAGTTGCTTTTACGGAAAAAGAAATGGTGGAAAATGCGATCGCATCTTTTAAGAAAGCCGTGAATGCAAATCCCCAGCATCCCCGCGCCCACGTAGCACTCGGTCATTTATTACGAGGAATTGGTTTGTTAGATGAGGCAATCAGTTCTTATCAACTTGGATTATCGGTAGTACCAAATTTTTGGGAAGCCATCACATCATTAGGAATGACGCTGTATCAAAAAGGGGATTTGAAAGGAGCGCAATCAGTATATGAAAGAGCTTTACAAATTAATCCTTATTCTACGGAATGTCTTTCTAATATCGGGGCAGTTTTTTACGAACAAGGTAGAATAGATGTCGCACTTGCTTGTTATCAAGAAGTAGTTAAGTTAGATTCTAACTCACCAGATGCTTATATTAATCTGGGCTTTATTTTGAGTCAAAAAGGGCAGGATGATGAGGCGATCGGGTGCTATAATATGGCGTTGAAAAAACAGCCGACTTCCCTCAAAGCAATGGCGGGATTGGGCGATGTATTCGCTAAGCAATCAAAGTGGCAAGAAGCAATAAAAGTTTATCAAAATATTCTTAAAATTGACTCTAATTCCGCAAAATCTCGCGTTAATTTGGGCATCGGGCTGCGGGAATGTGGCGATTTAGAAGAAGCAATTGCTCAATTCGAGCAAGCTTGTGAAATCAATTCGAGAAGTGTAAAAGCTTATGCCCATCTTGGTTTAGCATTGCAAGATAAAGAACGAATTGATGATGCTTCTATAATTTTTGATTATGGGAGACTGGTAGCTAGATATCAATTAGATAAACCCGCAGGATGGGAAAATTTAAGTGATTACAATGCAGCCCTAAAAGATTATATCTACAATCATCCAACTCTCTTAAAAGATCGGGTTGGTAAACCTTTAAATAAAGGTCAACAAACTTACGAGATATTTACTGATAATTCACTAGTAATTACTACTTTACAGGAAATAATCAATGTTCGTTTGCGTGAATATTTAAAAAATTGTGCTGCTAATTCCCAAACAGGCTTTTTTGCCAAAATTCCATCTGATTGGACGTTAAGCGGTTGGGCGGTAGTGCTTGAACCGGAAGGATTTCAAAACTCCCACATTCACCCGGAAAGTTTTGTTAGCGGTGTTTATTACGTTCAAATTCCGGA encodes the following:
- a CDS encoding GNAT family N-acetyltransferase; protein product: MNIRIAEESDIPELAALYEKTVLAIAPQRYSQAQTEMWASFASNASFHEFILNPTTFVATDETGIVGFAAIAEDGHVNSAYVRCDRIHQGIGSTLMQHVLDYAKNHNIQRLYAEASEFSLGLFKKFGFHLYDTEIVDRQGVKFKRYLVERNLS
- a CDS encoding 2OG-Fe(II) oxygenase encodes the protein MPIKIPFRFESEPLLWAVENIYTEAECRNFIELIEESSPTLATNNPLYRDQDRVIRDDPKIAEELFRRLRPHLPAQINQLRLVGLNDRLRMYRYREGQRFEPHMDHWYRPSENRISLHTVLVYFNHNFDGGETRFCEQIEQTIRPKSGMAAIFQHKIRHEGCVVRQGIKYAMRTDVIYEGDEQIVEVGIH
- a CDS encoding cysteine hydrolase family protein — protein: MNRPLRTLGVAPNAWAVDAEIADITRPPIKPHPIILPTATKKLHLDLAKSAILVIDMQNDFCHPDGWLSHIGVDVTPARSPIDPLNNLLPELRKVNIPVIWINWGNRPDLLNISAGSRHVYNPTGEGVGLGDPLPKNGEKVLMAGSWAAAVVDELDRKPEDIHVDKYRMSGFWDTPLDSILRNLGKTTLFFAGVNADQCVMATLQDANFLGYDCILVQDCTATTSPEYCWQATIYNVNQCFGFVCDSQAILKAISK
- a CDS encoding right-handed parallel beta-helix repeat-containing protein, with product MTLKRRKVLWGLLASVTGASIITRVSSASSSASPIIEVSTPEDFFRAIGSNRTIRLTAPQYNLSSLNPQLEWTHAAMSQVFDGYELIVKNVENLTITSATNQRSLVSSEFRYAAVLKFDNCRNITINNVESGHWPKKGYCRGSVIYTSNCQNVQIDKSVLFGSGTYGIEAYNSDRIVINDSVIKECTYGIVSLNGMKNFTANRCQFHSNVDVFTLTYIQGSPGPIAFKDCVFDRNICKGYEPSLFEVENSQPIVLENCLLRNNVADKFSKFADTVQLVNTKMENNQLKE
- a CDS encoding Precorrin-3B methylase, producing the protein MAKQEKPLAGEALIKEVCRRIRVARSYWDAHNNAACRGEREKALALYNTLTKEQKDQIPQQLRVWLRYRSEKYFGAHRTPPKSKRMKDKG
- a CDS encoding DUF3891 family protein, with the translated sequence MNITIAQIGAAMLYRTIDENRICITQPNHAWVSGQMAQVWGNQMFGEVAPYEAVCLGAEQHDIGWLPWESAPTLNPDTGYPHSFSEVAPEVHTKLWAGAKQLAMPMGRYAALLVSLHGTGLYERFTHWKKSPESKRIVEAFLQQEKQFQQDLIGRLKQDPTYQPYVTPEVIVRNQKLVATWDALSLLICMGVTAQKQVEKVPSATGETTLTLMPVDNNPTQLSVEPWCFQSDEVTVVFEGRIIKEKVNDEEMMRDRLANAPWVTFAVNLRPR
- a CDS encoding cupin domain-containing protein, which codes for MTNHCMIPVVKSPRDYQAFRISPQDTNRLAIVFDPATANISLTLCVEIFDVGGKTPPNRHNMAVEMFFVIKGEGKATCDGKTVPLRPGDSVLVPPTGTHVIENTGSERLYALCFMVPNEDFVELIRSGTPVELDEEDLRVLRRTDALVPC
- a CDS encoding amidohydrolase; protein product: MSFTLQQALIGIDRGYATVDVQIEGDRISAISPHLEVRGTAVNCQNKLLLPGFFNAHTHSSEMWQRGAIPPFPLELWLAELYDFIPLELEQIYWTALGTAVETLLSGGTSVVDHLVLIPGKEIETIASAVRAYKEVGIRAFVAPLIQDESLTAGVPNGGTEKEHAPYIRSTQATLELIEEAVKQFHNPAEGIYIAVAPTGIQLCSDALFTGCAELSDRYNLCRHSHLLETKAQQLLAQEKYGCSAVEHLKEIGYLSPLTSLAHCVHLTDRDIEILAETRSTVVHNPLSNLRLGSGIAPILKYREAGVNVSFGCDGASSNDSQDLLEAIKMGSILHNVTDLDYRHWITPRQAVEMASLGGAKGLNLADELGSLTVGKKADLVLYDLTNLSLLPRTDPIGLLILGRPTQVVDSIWINGQRIVSNGEVKTINIDNLKQELFARSQWVNNRQSQTVSEIEAHYRNVMGLAEMSNLYSDPK
- a CDS encoding tetratricopeptide repeat protein, whose protein sequence is MNKKQKRKAGKSPEKSFSNPFLTTHNLPPNALSYALSLHRGGQLAQAELMYEQILQVESKNPKALNGLGLLKSQKGDYKGAIALLSAAAKAEPNNVGYLNNLGNTYRSINQFDEAIKCYQNALKVDDKYADTYFNLGVAFTEKEMVENAIASFKKAVNANPQHPRAHVALGHLLRGIGLLDEAISSYQLGLSVVPNFWEAITSLGMTLYQKGDLKGAQSVYERALQINPYSTECLSNIGAVFYEQGRIDVALACYQEVVKLDSNSPDAYINLGFILSQKGQDDEAIGCYNMALKKQPTSLKAMAGLGDVFAKQSKWQEAIKVYQNILKIDSNSAKSRVNLGIGLRECGDLEEAIAQFEQACEINSRSVKAYAHLGLALQDKERIDDASIIFDYGRLVARYQLDKPAGWENLSDYNAALKDYIYNHPTLLKDRVGKPLNKGQQTYEIFTDNSLVITTLQEIINVRLREYLKNCAANSQTGFFAKIPSDWTLSGWAVVLEPEGFQNSHIHPESFVSGVYYVQIPDSVKQNSDGEGCLNFGNLFPKLTEKEKIEKYTVKPEEGLLVMFPSYFWHSTIPFQGNSDRVCISFNVIPT